The Streptomyces sp. NBC_01268 genome window below encodes:
- a CDS encoding tape-measure protein, producing the protein MTAVMATLPLTNLLGPVTPALQTVSGNLRQAVSTLRRQAQSFRDASGKVRRLTTEAQGAGGALGRFRADATTTATSTTKIGRTTAPRGVKSFGDKAGKAKGAFGKLSKGLGGILTILVPLLPVTDIITKLMDKFGMVMTVASVVMMAVNVAMRANPLGFLIGILLPVAAWLIEYAMNSEAGQRIIEQVMEQVFKGFESIWKYLQPVMEFLGDAVMTYFQGYLTVITAALTVIGAAVGGFSGTGSSVSSSSAALRGIASGAMGGIRSAIQPMLSFFTEQVPGFFRSANTAVGGAMRGFGELIKGALTSVSGVVTGPIKGLIAFANWIIDGLNKLSFDFLGKHFGVDIPKIPMLAEGGVVFPGSDTAPRIDPLTVLESRTVPALTEPPQPPHRIRDFHEDPSAGPRSTAEDLLFLMAAHA; encoded by the coding sequence ATGACCGCGGTCATGGCGACCCTGCCCCTGACCAACCTGCTCGGGCCCGTCACGCCCGCGCTCCAGACGGTCAGCGGAAACCTCCGGCAGGCCGTCTCGACCCTGCGTCGGCAGGCGCAGAGCTTCCGGGACGCGTCGGGCAAGGTCCGCCGCCTCACCACCGAAGCCCAGGGAGCCGGCGGCGCACTGGGGCGCTTCCGCGCCGACGCCACCACCACCGCCACCTCCACCACCAAGATCGGCCGCACCACCGCCCCCCGCGGCGTCAAGTCCTTCGGCGACAAGGCGGGCAAGGCCAAGGGAGCCTTCGGCAAGCTCAGCAAGGGCCTCGGCGGGATCCTCACCATCCTGGTGCCGCTGCTCCCCGTCACCGACATCATCACCAAGCTGATGGACAAGTTCGGCATGGTCATGACCGTCGCCTCCGTCGTCATGATGGCCGTCAACGTCGCCATGCGGGCCAACCCGCTCGGCTTCCTCATCGGCATCCTGCTCCCGGTCGCCGCCTGGCTCATCGAGTACGCGATGAACAGCGAGGCCGGACAGCGCATCATCGAGCAGGTCATGGAGCAGGTGTTCAAGGGCTTCGAGTCGATCTGGAAGTACCTCCAGCCGGTCATGGAGTTCCTCGGCGACGCCGTCATGACGTACTTCCAGGGCTACCTCACGGTCATCACCGCCGCCCTGACCGTCATCGGCGCAGCCGTCGGCGGTTTCTCCGGCACCGGTTCCTCCGTCTCGTCCTCGTCCGCCGCCCTCCGCGGCATCGCCTCCGGCGCCATGGGCGGGATCCGCAGCGCCATCCAGCCGATGCTGTCCTTCTTCACCGAGCAGGTCCCGGGCTTCTTCCGCTCCGCGAACACCGCCGTCGGCGGGGCCATGCGCGGCTTCGGCGAGCTCATCAAGGGCGCGCTGACCTCGGTCAGCGGCGTGGTGACGGGGCCCATCAAGGGCCTCATCGCCTTCGCCAACTGGATCATCGACGGCCTCAACAAGCTGAGCTTCGACTTCCTCGGCAAGCACTTCGGCGTCGACATCCCCAAGATCCCGATGCTCGCCGAAGGCGGCGTCGTCTTCCCCGGCTCCGACACCGCGCCCCGCATCGACCCGCTCACCGTCCTGGAGTCCCGCACGGTCCCGGCGCTCACCGAGCCGCCGCAACCGCCGCACCGGATCCGGGACTTCCACGAGGACCCGAGCGCCGGCCCCCGGTCGACCGCCGAGGACCTGCTCTTCCTCATGGCCGCCCACGCCTGA
- a CDS encoding phage tail protein, with product MSLAKALTGTSSALKNLKNNAQQSAQAVTRVASGSTSASNGVKQLKTSAQSTTSQLKSLKTASDQAERSMAKAGQTGQSAGGKLGKYESGAGKAAKGQDKLNKSMKGNFLARLIELFMPLIEKIVEMASRSKTMQTIMKKAFDAIKVVISAVMKAIGPIMKNAGALIKTVWNAIKSSISTVVKAVATVVKTYVNIWKTVITTVMKAIKTVISTVWNGIKAVITPVVNWIKSAIPSAFQAVKDKMSSIWNGLKDIASRAFNGIKSGVSGPINSIIGLINRLIGAVNRVKVSVPGWVPIVGGKTFGVSVPTIPMLATGGVVMPRAGGVPAIIAEAGEAEAVLPLSKLDRLLAMTARRARMSAQLQSGRGGGVGLHIENYHAARNSDPQSTADALMYLAKARG from the coding sequence ATGTCTCTCGCCAAAGCCCTCACCGGCACGTCATCGGCCCTGAAGAACCTCAAGAACAACGCCCAGCAGAGCGCGCAGGCCGTCACCCGCGTCGCCAGCGGCTCCACCTCCGCCTCGAACGGCGTCAAGCAGCTCAAGACCAGTGCCCAGTCGACCACCTCTCAGCTCAAGAGCCTCAAGACGGCTTCCGACCAGGCCGAGCGCTCGATGGCCAAGGCGGGTCAGACCGGCCAGTCCGCCGGCGGCAAGCTGGGCAAGTACGAGTCCGGCGCGGGGAAGGCCGCCAAGGGCCAGGACAAGCTCAACAAGTCCATGAAGGGCAACTTCCTGGCCCGTCTGATCGAGCTGTTCATGCCGCTCATCGAGAAGATCGTCGAGATGGCGTCCCGCTCGAAGACCATGCAGACGATCATGAAGAAGGCGTTCGACGCCATCAAGGTCGTCATCAGCGCCGTCATGAAGGCCATCGGCCCGATCATGAAGAACGCGGGCGCGCTGATCAAGACGGTCTGGAACGCCATCAAGAGCTCCATCTCGACCGTGGTCAAGGCGGTCGCCACCGTCGTCAAGACCTACGTGAACATCTGGAAGACCGTCATCACCACCGTGATGAAGGCGATCAAGACGGTCATCAGCACCGTCTGGAACGGCATCAAGGCCGTCATCACCCCGGTGGTCAACTGGATCAAGAGCGCGATCCCCAGCGCCTTCCAGGCCGTCAAGGACAAGATGTCGTCCATCTGGAACGGCCTCAAGGACATCGCGTCCCGGGCGTTCAACGGCATCAAGAGCGGCGTCTCCGGCCCGATCAACTCCATCATCGGCCTGATCAACCGCCTGATCGGCGCCGTCAACCGGGTCAAGGTCAGCGTCCCGGGCTGGGTGCCGATCGTCGGCGGCAAGACCTTCGGCGTCAGCGTCCCCACCATCCCGATGCTGGCCACCGGTGGTGTCGTCATGCCGCGCGCCGGTGGTGTCCCCGCGATCATCGCCGAGGCGGGCGAGGCCGAGGCCGTGCTCCCGCTCTCCAAGCTGGACCGGCTGCTCGCGATGACCGCGCGCCGGGCGCGGATGTCGGCACAGCTGCAGTCGGGCCGGGGCGGCGGCGTCGGGCTGCACATCGAGAACTACCACGCGGCCCGTAACAGCGACCCGCAGTCCACCGCGGACGCGCTGATGTACCTGGCCAAGGCGCGCGGATGA